Genomic window (Paenibacillus sp. 37):
GCTGGGCTGTTTTATCGTTTATGTGAATGTGATTGTTGTCCGCCCGCTCAAACTGAAAACAGAGCAGGATACGCTCGTTACAGCTACGAAGGTAAGAGAGCAAGTGGATCTCTACGTAGAACAACAGAACCAGATGTCGCAGCGAATATTATCCAGCAAAAATATATTTGCAGCCATGGACAAGAGCTCCTCTGCGCATAGTAATTATGAAAGGCTGAAACAGATTCGGATCCTCAAAGACATTATGTTTCAGGCCATCGGGCCGAGTATGAATATCAAAGACATGTCCATCTACGACAATCATGGTGTTCTCCTGACAACATATCTGGGTTCGGGCAATCCTCCCGCAATATTGAACACCATGATGGAGAGTAGTCAGGTCGGACGAGATTGGACGGAAAGTGGTTTTGTTCTGCTGCGTCAAGACGATACGATCTCCTTTGTGCGCACGATCAATGATCAGAACGGCAAGGTGTACGGTTATCTTAGCATCCAGATGGAACAGGCCTATATACAGAATCTGACGGAGGGCATTACCGCTGGCGATGTCTATATTCTGAATGAACAAGGGGAGCAGATGACCGGCTCGGAAACGGGTGTGACATTTGCCAATTGGACAAAGCCTTCATCAGACGAGGGACTGGATGTGGACAAAAACGACAATTATATCACGCATTCCACATCACCCAGTACAGGCTGGATCACGTATATCATAACGCCCAAAAAATCTGTTCTGGGTTCGATCCATTCGGTTCAGACGATGTCCATTCTGCTGATTACAGCACTGATGCTGGTTTCGTTTGTGTATATCTTCCTGTCGACACGTAACCTGCTGCTGCCTATCCGCAAGCTACGTGGTCAGATCTGGCGCATGAACTATAGCAATATGAATCTGAAAGTGGATGAAACGCCGAAGAATAACGATCTCTCATTGTTGAATGAAGCCTTTCAGGATCTGATGGAGAGGCTGCAGCAATCGATTGACCGGGAAAAGTCGGCGCTTCATGAAGAAGTAAAGGCACGTAATTCGGCGCTGCAAGCCCAGATTGCACCTCATTTTATTCATAATGTCTTATACCTGATCAGTATAGCCGCCCAAGAGGGAAAGACCAAAGTTGTATCGGATATGTGCAAACATCTTTCGGACAGTCTGCGTTATATTGTCTCTTCACCATACGCGCATGTAACTTTGGCTGAGGAGCTTCAACATACGAGACATTATCTGTCCCTTGTACAACAAAAGTACGAAGAGGATCTGGAGTGGGACATCAGTGCTGACGAGCTGGCGAACGATATCAGGTTGCCGCGGTTGGTCATTCAGCCGTTTGTGGAAAACTGCATTGAACATGCCTTTGCCAACACTACGCCGCCTTGGCGTATCCAGATTACCGTGAAGCAATATAACGGATTATGGGCTTTGGAGATCAAAGATAACGGAGAGGGCTTTCCACCGGATAAGATCCAGGAGATTTTAGCCAATATTCAGGCATCGGGTTCTGGAATGAACCAGACTGCCAATCGTGGAACAGCCCTTGGTAACATGGGGATTATCAACAGTGTCAATCGACTCAAACTAATGTATAACAACCGGCTCTTTATTAATATATTTAACAATCATGCGGAAGAGCAACATGGAGCAACGATTCAAATCATCGGCTCACTGATGAAGGATTTTTACTAGCAAGGAGGTATAGGCGATGTATAACGCGATGATCGTTGAGGATAGCAAACCGATATTACGTAATATTAAAATGCTCTTGGAGACGCTGAGCTTCCCAATTCGTGTAACGGCTACGGCAACGAATGGAGAGGAAGCCTTGGCAGCGATAAAGCAGTCACCGATTGATCTGCTGTTGACAGATATACGAATGCCGAAAATGGATGGGCTGTCCCTGATTGAGCAAGCCAAGCTTGCCAACCCGGATCTGAAGGTTATCTTGATTAGCGGTTATAGCGATTTTGAATACACAAGAAAAGCATTGAACCTGCAAGTGTTTGACTATTTGTTAAAACCTGTCGAGCGAGAGGCGCTTGAAGAAGTCATGGGTCGGGTAATTGATCAACTTGATCAACAGATGTCCAAGGAACTGCTGGATTTGCAGGAAATCATTCATCCCCAAGGTGAGACTACGCCCAAACAAGGGGAGGAGTTTCCGCCTTTATTCAGCCAGATGATGATTATTATGAGCAAACAGCCTTTTACCGCAGGGCATGAACGATGGGTGCAGGTGGAACTTGAGCGCATAGTGCAGGATTTTTTTGCATTCCATCCTTGTCGTGTTTACACTAGTCAAACCCCATATCAATTTATCGCTTTTGTCAATAAGAGTGCACTTGAGGTGTACTCTTCCGTACATGAGTGCCTTGAATCGATGCGACGGCATTTGGTTGCGCATGACATCGATGCGATCATTGGAGGACAACTTCTATTCGCTGAGTCTGGTAATCTGCCGGAGCTCTATCACCGCATGTCGTCCATTTTGTCTGAGCAGCAACGGTTGAAACAAGGAATAGTGCTGGATACCGGTAATCCGGTGTCGATGGCCAGATCTGAGACAGGCTGTCTGGATCCGGTGCAGGAATCTGCTTTTGTACAGATGATACAGGCTCGGCAGAAAGAACGGTTTGCTCTTAAGTTATCCGAATTGCTGAATCGATGGGCAGAGGA
Coding sequences:
- a CDS encoding sensor histidine kinase, whose translation is MAKLIHKATQFSLQTKVFLTFLALLLFVLGCFIVYVNVIVVRPLKLKTEQDTLVTATKVREQVDLYVEQQNQMSQRILSSKNIFAAMDKSSSAHSNYERLKQIRILKDIMFQAIGPSMNIKDMSIYDNHGVLLTTYLGSGNPPAILNTMMESSQVGRDWTESGFVLLRQDDTISFVRTINDQNGKVYGYLSIQMEQAYIQNLTEGITAGDVYILNEQGEQMTGSETGVTFANWTKPSSDEGLDVDKNDNYITHSTSPSTGWITYIITPKKSVLGSIHSVQTMSILLITALMLVSFVYIFLSTRNLLLPIRKLRGQIWRMNYSNMNLKVDETPKNNDLSLLNEAFQDLMERLQQSIDREKSALHEEVKARNSALQAQIAPHFIHNVLYLISIAAQEGKTKVVSDMCKHLSDSLRYIVSSPYAHVTLAEELQHTRHYLSLVQQKYEEDLEWDISADELANDIRLPRLVIQPFVENCIEHAFANTTPPWRIQITVKQYNGLWALEIKDNGEGFPPDKIQEILANIQASGSGMNQTANRGTALGNMGIINSVNRLKLMYNNRLFINIFNNHAEEQHGATIQIIGSLMKDFY
- a CDS encoding response regulator is translated as MYNAMIVEDSKPILRNIKMLLETLSFPIRVTATATNGEEALAAIKQSPIDLLLTDIRMPKMDGLSLIEQAKLANPDLKVILISGYSDFEYTRKALNLQVFDYLLKPVEREALEEVMGRVIDQLDQQMSKELLDLQEIIHPQGETTPKQGEEFPPLFSQMMIIMSKQPFTAGHERWVQVELERIVQDFFAFHPCRVYTSQTPYQFIAFVNKSALEVYSSVHECLESMRRHLVAHDIDAIIGGQLLFAESGNLPELYHRMSSILSEQQRLKQGIVLDTGNPVSMARSETGCLDPVQESAFVQMIQARQKERFALKLSELLNRWAEDNVHMTEVDRFIGLVVDTFAHLYEEQGSGMRLGLELRSRQFAQAQSYADFCRELAEWTGQCFDMLQSHVRKSKAILFEQIDDYVKLNKYSQLSINDIAMKFHISPSYVSRVIKNATQITFVQYYTRLRIQEAVRLMESQPDMKFKEVSDLLSFSDQHYFSKVFKEYTGLSPTDYKQQMSGIKNQS